The following coding sequences are from one Treponema parvum window:
- a CDS encoding uroporphyrinogen decarboxylase family protein yields the protein MSTERLSHCERLRAVLNGEIPDRVPVAFWRHWPIDDQDDEMLAFVTLQYQAKFDMDWIKLTPSSSYTVSDWGAQHEYRGKPLGEREYKERLIKTTEDWDRIEPLDVTKGTYGKILRALEKVIARRDKETPVVMTVFTASRIAGYMAGDDKVPVYLRQDPKRMKRALDAISQTTERFVREAFARGVDGIFLSTYAASYEVLTEAEHDEFSRPYDLRVLNQAKEGWLNTIHLHGQYPMFSKICDYPVHIVNWHDRAAGPSIAEAAKLFPGMMASGIEQFEVLHCRTPADVERQVADAIKQAGGKRLMISPGCTFPLTVPEGNLYTMRRAVEKYLP from the coding sequence ATGAGTACCGAAAGATTATCCCACTGTGAAAGATTGCGAGCAGTGTTGAACGGTGAGATACCGGATAGAGTCCCTGTAGCATTCTGGCGGCATTGGCCGATAGACGATCAGGATGACGAGATGCTTGCATTCGTGACATTGCAATACCAGGCGAAGTTCGACATGGATTGGATCAAACTGACTCCCTCCAGTTCCTACACGGTGTCCGACTGGGGAGCGCAGCACGAGTATCGAGGTAAACCACTTGGCGAGCGCGAGTATAAGGAACGTCTAATCAAAACAACTGAAGATTGGGATCGAATCGAGCCGCTCGATGTGACAAAGGGCACCTACGGAAAAATCCTTCGGGCTCTAGAGAAGGTCATTGCACGGCGGGATAAGGAGACCCCGGTGGTCATGACTGTCTTTACCGCAAGCCGCATCGCTGGTTATATGGCGGGAGACGACAAGGTTCCCGTCTATCTGCGCCAGGATCCCAAGCGGATGAAACGGGCGTTGGATGCTATCAGTCAGACCACTGAGCGCTTTGTCAGAGAAGCATTTGCACGTGGAGTCGACGGCATTTTCCTCTCGACCTATGCCGCAAGCTATGAAGTATTGACCGAAGCAGAGCATGACGAGTTCTCTCGTCCTTATGACCTGCGGGTTCTCAATCAGGCTAAGGAAGGCTGGCTCAACACCATCCACCTCCACGGACAGTATCCGATGTTCTCCAAAATCTGCGATTATCCTGTGCACATCGTCAACTGGCATGACCGGGCGGCAGGACCGAGCATTGCAGAGGCAGCAAAGCTGTTTCCCGGTATGATGGCTTCGGGCATTGAGCAATTCGAGGTTCTTCACTGCAGAACTCCCGCCGATGTCGAACGTCAGGTAGCCGACGCCATCAAGCAGGCTGGTGGAAAACGTCTGATGATTTCTCCCGGATGCACCTTCCCCCTGACCGTTCCGGAGGGCAACCTTTATACGATGCGCAGGGCAGTTGAGAAGTATCTCCCCTGA
- a CDS encoding TRAP transporter permease, with the protein MKTRNLDNTWSLIIKIIALAMGFYHLLTAMFGIPEATLHRSAHLMFGLVLVFLQYPIRKKESNISGGVPFYDIIITVISIASMAYLMVNHKYMLTRFRYVHPLKPLDMIFGILAVILVLEAARRAVGIALPIISVIFLLYALLGPVMPGILRHRGATLETIIDHLYMVNEGLFGIPIGVSATYIILFIIFGAFLEVSGGGDFFIKLSQAIAGGSSGGTAKVAVVSSALLGTISGSAVANVVTTGTFTIPMMKKAGYKPHFAGAVEAAASSGGQFMPPVMGAAAFVLAEFSGIPYLHVIKYAFIPGTLYFLAIFFAVHFQAIKSGIKGLPKDQVPNLWKTLLTGGYLLLPVVAIVVLLVSGFTPMYAALGAIAVTIALSWINKETRLGPKKILLALEKGVKASVMVISACACAGIVIGVVSLTGLGLKFTSMVVQLSGGMLVPALLLTMVAALILGMGLPTTPAYIVQASLLIPAIIQMGVLPISAHLFALYFSVISNITPPVAISSYAAAGIAGADAMKTSVESVKLGLVAYIVPFMFVFNPALLLIGKIGVILLAIVTSLIGIVCLAAGLQSYYFMKLLWFERIILIVASISLIFPGYRTDLVGLGLLAFVTSVQLFRKRRSQGPAVNAPSDK; encoded by the coding sequence ATGAAAACAAGAAACTTGGACAACACTTGGTCCCTTATCATCAAGATCATTGCCTTGGCTATGGGATTCTATCATCTGCTCACCGCGATGTTCGGAATCCCGGAGGCCACATTGCATCGCAGCGCCCATCTGATGTTCGGGTTGGTGTTGGTGTTTCTCCAGTATCCGATTCGAAAAAAAGAGAGCAATATCTCCGGAGGGGTTCCCTTCTATGATATCATCATCACAGTGATCAGCATCGCCTCCATGGCATACCTGATGGTGAACCATAAATATATGCTGACACGGTTTCGGTATGTGCATCCGTTGAAGCCATTGGACATGATCTTCGGGATTCTCGCCGTCATTTTGGTTCTGGAAGCCGCGCGCCGTGCGGTCGGCATCGCATTGCCAATCATCTCGGTTATTTTCTTGCTTTATGCCCTGCTCGGACCGGTGATGCCGGGGATTCTCCGGCATCGGGGAGCCACGCTCGAGACCATCATAGACCATCTGTATATGGTTAACGAAGGTCTGTTCGGGATTCCCATTGGCGTTTCGGCTACCTACATCATTCTTTTCATAATCTTCGGAGCCTTTCTGGAGGTCTCCGGAGGGGGAGACTTCTTCATCAAGCTCTCCCAGGCGATTGCCGGTGGAAGCAGCGGAGGAACAGCGAAGGTCGCCGTCGTTTCCAGCGCCCTGCTTGGCACAATATCCGGAAGCGCTGTAGCAAACGTCGTCACAACCGGCACCTTCACCATCCCGATGATGAAAAAGGCGGGCTACAAGCCTCATTTCGCGGGAGCGGTGGAGGCAGCCGCTTCCTCAGGGGGGCAGTTCATGCCTCCGGTCATGGGGGCCGCGGCATTTGTGCTTGCCGAGTTCTCGGGCATTCCCTACCTCCATGTGATCAAATATGCATTCATTCCTGGTACGCTTTATTTCCTAGCCATTTTCTTTGCCGTCCATTTTCAGGCTATCAAAAGCGGCATCAAGGGATTGCCGAAGGATCAGGTTCCGAACCTCTGGAAAACCCTGCTAACGGGAGGGTATCTGCTGCTTCCCGTGGTCGCAATCGTTGTTCTGCTTGTGTCAGGCTTCACGCCCATGTACGCAGCACTCGGTGCCATAGCCGTTACCATTGCCTTGAGCTGGATTAACAAAGAAACTAGGCTGGGGCCGAAGAAGATACTCCTTGCCCTTGAGAAGGGCGTGAAGGCTTCGGTAATGGTCATCAGCGCATGTGCATGCGCGGGCATCGTCATCGGCGTGGTCAGTCTGACCGGACTTGGGCTCAAGTTCACCAGCATGGTTGTCCAGTTGTCTGGCGGCATGCTCGTTCCCGCGCTTCTGCTTACAATGGTTGCCGCATTGATACTTGGAATGGGGTTGCCTACGACTCCTGCGTATATCGTGCAGGCATCGCTGCTGATTCCAGCGATCATTCAAATGGGTGTGCTGCCGATTTCGGCGCATCTGTTTGCTCTTTATTTTTCCGTGATATCCAATATCACGCCGCCGGTGGCAATCTCGTCCTACGCTGCTGCGGGCATTGCGGGCGCGGATGCGATGAAGACAAGCGTTGAGTCAGTCAAGCTTGGCTTGGTGGCCTATATCGTGCCGTTCATGTTTGTGTTCAACCCGGCGCTCCTGCTGATTGGCAAAATCGGTGTCATCTTGCTGGCGATTGTCACCAGCCTGATTGGCATTGTGTGCTTGGCAGCCGGACTGCAGAGTTATTACTTCATGAAACTGCTGTGGTTTGAGAGGATCATCCTGATTGTGGCTTCCATCAGCCTGATCTTTCCCGGATATAGAACTGATCTCGTGGGGCTTGGATTGCTCGCATTTGTTACCTCTGTGCAGCTATTCAGGAAGCGGCGTTCGCAAGGACCGGCGGTCAACGCACCGTCAGACAAATGA
- a CDS encoding TAXI family TRAP transporter solute-binding subunit, whose product MNIRRRKTAIARTFILLLVMAVLISQGALFAAGSKESSTGEKRYDLVFFSGPLGGSWYPLAGAAAEIIQNAIPGVTVEVLPGAGLVNIEAIQAGKAALGMGNSPSTADAYQGKPPFSGPADKVRNLMSLYNLTMHMVAPAESDIYTVRDFKGKRVSAQTAGNTGEVMFRGILSAYGLSYDDFAMIHHLSHGDSANLVRDRHADVMAATMNVPGPAIMELMMSRSMRLIPVEMEMFDAIQQINAGYVPFTIKAGSYPKQDKDVLSVGMISHFAVSADLPDDLVYKIAEALYNKIDKLRAVVNTIQTDTDFMTTDIGAPMHPGANKFYDTVKKNRSAR is encoded by the coding sequence ATGAACATCAGAAGACGCAAGACAGCAATTGCCCGGACATTCATCCTGTTGCTGGTGATGGCAGTGCTCATTTCACAAGGAGCGTTGTTCGCCGCCGGATCAAAAGAATCATCGACTGGCGAAAAACGGTATGACTTGGTGTTTTTCAGCGGACCGCTCGGCGGTTCCTGGTATCCGCTGGCAGGGGCTGCTGCTGAAATCATCCAGAATGCGATTCCGGGAGTGACCGTGGAAGTCCTGCCCGGTGCCGGACTGGTGAACATCGAGGCGATCCAAGCGGGCAAGGCTGCTCTCGGCATGGGGAATTCCCCCTCGACTGCCGATGCATATCAAGGCAAGCCTCCATTCTCCGGACCTGCGGACAAAGTGCGAAACCTGATGAGCCTCTACAATCTGACGATGCATATGGTCGCTCCGGCTGAATCCGATATCTACACAGTCAGGGACTTCAAAGGAAAGCGCGTTAGTGCGCAGACTGCAGGCAACACGGGCGAGGTCATGTTCCGTGGCATCCTGTCCGCATATGGCCTGAGCTATGATGATTTCGCGATGATTCATCACCTGTCTCATGGGGACTCAGCGAATCTGGTGCGCGACCGGCACGCAGATGTCATGGCCGCTACGATGAATGTTCCCGGACCGGCCATCATGGAGCTGATGATGTCTCGGAGTATGCGCCTCATCCCTGTCGAGATGGAGATGTTTGACGCAATCCAGCAGATTAACGCTGGGTATGTTCCGTTCACGATCAAGGCTGGCAGCTATCCTAAGCAGGACAAGGATGTTCTCAGTGTCGGTATGATCAGCCATTTCGCCGTTAGTGCCGACCTGCCTGACGATTTGGTCTACAAGATAGCTGAAGCCCTGTACAACAAAATTGACAAGCTGCGTGCTGTGGTGAACACCATTCAGACCGATACTGATTTCATGACCACTGATATCGGTGCGCCGATGCATCCCGGGGCAAATAAGTTCTACGACACAGTCAAAAAGAATAGATCAGCCCGGTAG
- a CDS encoding DeoR/GlpR family DNA-binding transcription regulator, whose protein sequence is MSIRPKRIEEIKSYIYQNKTVTLEQLCREFKVSMSTLRRDLEEILQEKDIKKIYGGVTTTKRKELVPFDERNITNQEIKERIAIKAASLVENGDIIFIDSGTTTFHMIEALKEKKDITVITNNLEIIVQAVPYPDIKIISLSGMLSRKTLSFTGMMAAQVLQNYNIGKAFMAATGFSVENGITNSSPPETEIKQTAVQRSQQTYLLADSSKSGVISLMTYCSLDKIDALVTDAQPSNGICDFMNAHGVRIIIAE, encoded by the coding sequence ATGTCGATACGACCAAAAAGAATTGAGGAAATAAAAAGTTATATCTATCAAAACAAAACAGTAACTCTTGAACAACTCTGTAGGGAATTTAAAGTGTCAATGAGCACGCTCCGCAGAGATCTTGAAGAAATTCTGCAGGAAAAAGACATAAAAAAAATATACGGTGGCGTAACAACGACAAAACGAAAAGAGCTGGTTCCCTTCGATGAAAGGAACATAACAAACCAAGAAATAAAAGAGCGGATTGCAATTAAGGCAGCTTCGCTTGTCGAAAACGGCGATATTATTTTCATCGATTCCGGTACGACAACGTTTCATATGATAGAAGCGTTGAAAGAAAAAAAAGATATAACCGTAATTACCAACAATCTTGAAATCATTGTGCAGGCAGTACCATACCCAGACATCAAAATTATTTCGCTGTCAGGGATGCTCAGCAGAAAAACACTGTCTTTCACCGGTATGATGGCGGCACAAGTTCTGCAAAACTATAATATAGGAAAAGCTTTTATGGCTGCGACGGGTTTTTCAGTTGAAAACGGAATAACAAATTCGTCTCCGCCGGAAACAGAAATAAAACAGACTGCCGTACAGAGAAGCCAGCAGACATATCTTCTGGCGGACAGTTCGAAAAGCGGTGTCATCTCGCTCATGACATACTGTTCTCTGGATAAAATCGACGCACTTGTTACCGATGCACAGCCGTCAAACGGCATCTGTGATTTTATGAACGCGCATGGAGTCCGTATTATTATTGCCGAATAG
- a CDS encoding CoA-acylating methylmalonate-semialdehyde dehydrogenase, whose translation MDNVKKLKPFINGEFVESSTDVYNDAYDPSTGKVIAKVPRCTPDEVEKAIASAKAAFTEWSAVPVSKRVQILYRVRELIIEHMEELTYLVAQENGKNWKEAEGDVLKAKEGTEQALAATSLMMGESLMDASKGYDTTLYRVPLGVCAGIIPFNFPSMIPMGWMTPICIACGNTIVLKAATFTPQSALRFAELYKEAGLPDGVVNVVTCSRHEAEILLTHPDVKAITFVGSTEIGQYIYATAAANGKRVQALCEAKNHALIMRDAPIERTAAGIINASFGCAGERCMALPVIVVEEAIADKLVDEIVKQAKNIKVGPAYDKTTELGPVVNAAHKKSILDWIEKGIAEGAELILDGRNVKVDGHDDGFYLGPTIFDHVKPGMTVGDREIFGPVLCVKRVKTFEEGLAIMNANPFANGSVIFTQSGHYAREFVRHTDGGMVGINVGIPVPVGYFTFSGHKKSFFGDLHVLGKDGYRFFTDSKTVTTRWFDEEEGKSTTVSTWDGTI comes from the coding sequence ATGGATAACGTTAAAAAGCTGAAACCATTTATCAACGGTGAATTTGTGGAATCGTCAACAGATGTATATAATGACGCATATGACCCCAGCACAGGAAAAGTTATTGCAAAAGTACCGCGCTGTACTCCTGATGAAGTTGAAAAAGCCATAGCAAGTGCAAAAGCGGCTTTCACTGAATGGTCTGCCGTACCGGTTTCCAAACGGGTACAGATTCTTTACCGGGTACGGGAACTTATTATAGAGCATATGGAAGAACTGACGTATCTGGTTGCACAGGAAAATGGGAAAAACTGGAAAGAAGCTGAAGGGGATGTTCTGAAAGCAAAGGAAGGAACGGAACAAGCTCTCGCAGCAACGTCGCTTATGATGGGCGAAAGTCTTATGGATGCCTCCAAAGGGTATGATACGACCCTGTATCGTGTACCTCTCGGAGTCTGTGCCGGTATTATTCCGTTCAACTTCCCATCCATGATACCGATGGGCTGGATGACGCCAATCTGCATTGCCTGCGGAAATACGATTGTTCTTAAGGCCGCAACGTTTACCCCTCAGTCGGCGCTACGTTTTGCAGAACTCTATAAGGAAGCTGGATTACCCGACGGTGTCGTAAATGTCGTTACCTGTTCACGCCATGAAGCAGAAATTCTTTTAACACATCCTGATGTAAAAGCCATAACTTTTGTCGGCTCAACAGAAATCGGGCAATACATCTATGCTACTGCGGCAGCAAACGGAAAACGGGTACAAGCCCTCTGCGAAGCAAAAAATCACGCATTGATCATGAGAGATGCGCCTATAGAAAGAACTGCAGCAGGTATTATCAATGCATCTTTCGGCTGTGCCGGTGAACGCTGCATGGCGTTACCTGTCATTGTCGTTGAAGAAGCAATCGCAGATAAACTGGTTGATGAAATTGTCAAACAGGCAAAAAATATTAAAGTAGGTCCTGCTTACGACAAAACAACGGAACTAGGTCCGGTAGTAAATGCAGCGCACAAAAAATCCATTCTTGACTGGATAGAAAAAGGTATAGCAGAAGGTGCAGAACTGATTCTTGATGGTCGGAATGTAAAAGTGGACGGGCACGATGACGGTTTCTATCTCGGTCCGACAATTTTTGATCACGTAAAACCGGGGATGACCGTTGGTGACAGGGAAATATTCGGGCCTGTTCTTTGCGTAAAACGTGTTAAAACCTTTGAGGAAGGTCTGGCTATCATGAACGCAAATCCCTTTGCAAACGGTTCAGTTATCTTTACACAAAGCGGTCATTATGCACGGGAATTTGTCCGCCACACTGATGGAGGAATGGTTGGTATAAACGTTGGTATTCCTGTTCCTGTTGGATATTTTACCTTTTCCGGCCACAAAAAATCATTCTTCGGAGATCTGCATGTACTTGGAAAAGACGGTTACCGTTTCTTTACCGACAGCAAAACGGTAACAACACGCTGGTTCGATGAAGAAGAAGGTAAGTCGACGACAGTAAGTACATGGGACGGTACAATCTGA
- a CDS encoding MATE family efflux transporter — translation MSTSNLSKENRMGNMPVARLLVSMSLPIMISMFVMALYNIVDSIFVSMISEEALTAVSIAFPLQTLAMAFGIGTSVGVGAVLSMRLGEKNQEAVNKTAVNGIFLGICNYIGFAVIVFPLLRAYFSTQTSDQRIIDYGVEYMQIIVVLGLGTFLGTMFDRLLQSTGRTFYTMITQITGALTNIILDPILIFGIGPFPKMGMQGAALATVIGQILGGILSFIFNMRFNNDIKFKFKKFRPDGTIILHIYKIAVPTILMQSINSITTYGMNLVLGIFSSTAIAVYGVYFKLNSFIFMPVFGLNNGMIPIIAFNYGAKQRSRIIKTIKSALSLSLLIMTIGVILFETAPAALLKLFNASNAMLEIGIPALRTIAPSFFGAAFAIILISVFQALGNAVYSMLISFTRQLIVLLPVAYILSLTGKIDNVWFCFIIAEVFSLLCCFLFLRRIYDKKLRNM, via the coding sequence ATGAGTACAAGCAATTTATCTAAAGAAAACCGGATGGGCAATATGCCCGTCGCAAGGCTTCTCGTGAGCATGTCGCTTCCCATAATGATATCAATGTTCGTAATGGCCTTGTACAATATCGTAGACAGCATTTTCGTATCGATGATAAGCGAAGAAGCTCTTACCGCCGTTTCCATTGCCTTTCCTTTACAGACCTTGGCGATGGCCTTCGGGATAGGCACTTCCGTCGGCGTAGGGGCGGTTTTGTCCATGAGGCTCGGAGAAAAAAATCAAGAAGCCGTAAATAAAACGGCCGTAAACGGTATATTCCTCGGAATATGCAATTATATAGGATTTGCCGTAATAGTATTCCCGCTTTTGAGGGCGTATTTTTCAACTCAGACAAGCGATCAAAGGATAATCGATTACGGCGTGGAATACATGCAGATCATTGTGGTTTTGGGACTCGGAACATTTTTGGGAACAATGTTTGACAGGCTTCTTCAATCGACGGGGCGCACTTTTTATACTATGATAACGCAGATAACGGGAGCCCTGACAAATATCATTCTTGATCCTATCCTTATTTTCGGGATCGGGCCGTTTCCTAAAATGGGAATGCAGGGCGCGGCCCTTGCGACCGTTATCGGACAGATCTTAGGCGGAATTCTTTCATTCATTTTTAACATGCGTTTTAACAACGACATTAAATTCAAATTCAAAAAATTCCGTCCGGACGGAACGATAATATTGCACATCTACAAGATCGCAGTTCCGACCATTTTGATGCAGTCCATAAATTCAATAACCACATACGGAATGAATTTGGTTTTGGGGATTTTCTCTTCAACCGCCATCGCCGTCTACGGTGTTTACTTTAAACTTAACAGTTTTATATTTATGCCCGTCTTCGGACTAAACAACGGAATGATTCCTATAATTGCGTTTAACTACGGCGCGAAACAGCGCAGCCGGATCATAAAAACAATCAAAAGCGCTCTTTCTCTGTCTTTGCTGATAATGACAATAGGAGTTATACTGTTTGAAACGGCGCCGGCTGCGCTTCTGAAGCTGTTTAACGCTTCCAATGCAATGCTTGAAATCGGAATACCGGCGCTTCGCACCATAGCGCCGAGTTTTTTCGGAGCCGCCTTCGCAATAATACTCATAAGCGTTTTTCAAGCTCTGGGGAACGCCGTATACAGCATGCTAATTTCGTTCACAAGGCAGCTGATAGTTTTGCTCCCCGTCGCCTATATTCTTTCGCTTACGGGAAAGATCGATAACGTTTGGTTTTGCTTTATCATAGCGGAAGTATTTTCGCTTTTATGCTGTTTTTTGTTCCTGCGTCGAATCTACGACAAAAAATTGCGGAATATGTGA
- the ilvN gene encoding acetolactate synthase small subunit, translating into MTDQKKENKQYVLSVLVENHAGVLSRVSGLFSRRGYNIDSLTVCETHNSGQSRMTIVVRGDEYILEQIEKQLSKLVEVISIENCNSDNFCQRQTALIKVKAVGNNRAVIIETCNIFRAHIVDVSVESVIVEATGSENKIESLIRLLEPFGILEFAKSGLTAMSRGKEVMK; encoded by the coding sequence ATGACCGATCAAAAAAAAGAAAATAAACAGTATGTCCTTTCGGTATTGGTTGAAAACCATGCCGGAGTTCTCAGCCGAGTTTCAGGGCTTTTCAGTCGTCGCGGATACAACATCGATTCTCTTACAGTCTGTGAAACTCATAATTCTGGGCAGTCGAGAATGACGATCGTCGTCCGCGGGGACGAATACATCCTGGAACAGATAGAAAAACAGTTGTCAAAGCTTGTAGAAGTCATTTCCATAGAGAACTGTAATTCCGACAACTTTTGCCAAAGACAGACGGCTCTCATAAAGGTAAAAGCCGTAGGCAATAACCGTGCGGTGATCATAGAAACCTGCAATATTTTTAGAGCTCATATAGTAGACGTGAGCGTAGAATCCGTCATTGTAGAAGCGACGGGAAGTGAAAATAAGATAGAAAGCCTCATACGCCTTTTGGAACCGTTCGGCATCCTTGAATTCGCAAAGAGCGGACTCACGGCTATGTCGCGCGGCAAAGAAGTGATGAAATAG
- the aroF gene encoding 3-deoxy-7-phosphoheptulonate synthase, producing MVIVLKKSITPAEKEKLASFLGSQNFKTNEIVGEETTILAAVGKLKMDPREVEILPGVERVIPISKPYKMASREFDPHDTIVEIPNNRGQIVRVGGQRIVAIAGPCAVESREQMMSVAAKVAESGAVMLRGGAYKPRTSPYSFQGLGEEGIKILKEAGDAFGLPVVTEVVASEYLPVMESYGIDVYQVGARNMQNFELLKRLGKLNKPVILKRGLSATIEEWLMSAEYLLSSGTDRIILCERGIRTYEQATRNTLDLSAIPILRGLTHLPVIVDPSHAVGIRDKVSPMGLAAIASGADGIIVEVHCDPDKALSDGAQSLYPEQFDKLMRDIEAMSPVLGKQVAHIRQESRAIKVLGRADKRNGKTLTCSFCGKRGAYAEQAIESYFGKEAEAVSVNSFREIFKSVVSGESDYGMVPIENSLAGSVYDNYDNLVQFADISIVGSVTLRIQHSLLGVKSSSIDKIKTVYSHPQAFSQCSDFLSSHGDWTKIDSVSTASAAEYVAKLGSKDTAAVASPLNAKYYGLEILQENIENDPRNYTRFVLIASDAATSNTAAPNKPATAKNITEAAFISQRVAGVRPNMASFVFSVKNEPGALHTCLGIFNKHNLNLTRLESRPILGKPWRYWFYADAELKNEGEQSEEYVSRVLDELKNTAEDVRLLGVYAGV from the coding sequence ATGGTAATCGTATTAAAAAAGAGCATCACGCCTGCAGAAAAAGAAAAACTCGCTTCGTTTTTAGGATCCCAGAATTTTAAAACAAATGAGATAGTCGGAGAAGAAACTACCATTTTAGCCGCCGTAGGTAAGCTTAAAATGGATCCGCGCGAGGTTGAAATATTGCCCGGCGTCGAGCGGGTTATTCCGATAAGCAAGCCGTACAAAATGGCGAGCCGAGAATTCGATCCTCACGACACGATAGTTGAAATTCCGAACAACAGGGGGCAAATCGTACGTGTGGGCGGGCAGCGCATAGTTGCGATTGCAGGGCCGTGCGCCGTGGAAAGCAGGGAGCAGATGATGAGCGTCGCGGCAAAGGTTGCCGAAAGCGGGGCGGTAATGCTTCGCGGCGGCGCATATAAGCCGCGCACGTCTCCTTATTCTTTTCAGGGACTCGGAGAAGAAGGAATAAAAATTCTAAAAGAGGCGGGAGACGCTTTCGGTCTTCCCGTAGTTACCGAAGTCGTTGCGTCCGAATACTTACCCGTTATGGAATCGTACGGAATCGACGTTTACCAAGTGGGCGCGCGCAACATGCAAAATTTCGAACTGCTTAAGCGTCTTGGAAAATTGAACAAACCCGTCATCCTAAAGCGCGGATTGAGCGCAACTATAGAGGAATGGCTTATGTCGGCCGAATACCTTCTTTCGTCCGGAACCGACCGTATTATTTTATGCGAGCGCGGAATCCGTACGTATGAACAGGCTACGCGCAATACCCTTGATTTAAGCGCCATTCCTATACTGAGAGGCCTCACCCATCTGCCTGTAATAGTGGATCCGAGCCACGCTGTGGGAATCCGTGATAAGGTAAGCCCCATGGGACTTGCAGCGATAGCTTCGGGCGCTGACGGAATAATCGTCGAAGTTCACTGTGATCCTGACAAAGCGCTCTCTGACGGCGCTCAATCTCTGTATCCGGAACAGTTTGACAAACTTATGCGCGACATAGAAGCTATGTCTCCCGTGCTCGGAAAGCAAGTGGCTCACATCCGGCAGGAAAGCCGCGCGATAAAGGTTTTGGGGCGGGCGGATAAACGCAACGGTAAAACCCTTACCTGTTCGTTTTGCGGAAAACGCGGCGCGTATGCGGAACAAGCTATAGAAAGCTATTTCGGAAAAGAAGCCGAAGCCGTTTCGGTAAATTCTTTCCGTGAAATTTTTAAAAGCGTCGTTTCAGGAGAATCGGATTACGGCATGGTTCCCATTGAAAACAGCCTTGCCGGTTCCGTTTATGACAATTATGACAATCTCGTTCAATTTGCCGACATAAGTATCGTAGGTTCCGTGACTTTAAGAATTCAGCATTCGCTTTTGGGCGTAAAAAGCTCGTCGATCGATAAGATAAAGACGGTCTATTCACATCCTCAAGCGTTTTCGCAGTGTTCCGATTTTCTTTCGTCCCACGGCGACTGGACAAAAATCGATTCGGTTTCTACGGCTTCAGCCGCCGAATACGTCGCGAAACTAGGCTCGAAAGATACCGCGGCCGTCGCCAGCCCGTTAAACGCAAAGTATTACGGACTTGAAATTCTGCAGGAAAATATCGAAAACGATCCCAGAAATTATACGCGCTTTGTGCTGATAGCGTCCGATGCGGCGACGTCAAACACGGCGGCGCCAAATAAGCCGGCGACGGCTAAAAACATCACCGAAGCCGCATTCATAAGTCAGCGCGTAGCGGGAGTGCGGCCTAATATGGCGTCGTTTGTTTTCAGTGTAAAAAACGAACCCGGCGCTTTGCACACATGTCTCGGAATTTTTAATAAACATAACTTAAATTTGACAAGGCTTGAATCGCGGCCCATTTTGGGTAAACCCTGGCGCTACTGGTTTTACGCCGATGCGGAACTTAAGAATGAAGGCGAACAATCCGAAGAATATGTGAGCAGGGTTCTTGACGAACTTAAAAATACCGCAGAAGACGTTCGCCTTCTCGGAGTTTATGCAGGCGTATAA